GGAGGGCGCCGCGCCGCCGGAGGTGGCACGCAGCTCCGCGCGCCCGGCGCCCACTCCGAAGCGGAGGTACGCCGCGCCGCCCGCGTCCAGCGAGAAGGCGGTCGTCGCGCCCTCCGTGAGCCGCCGCGTCCGCAGAGGGATCCCGTTCAGGAAGATGGAGCGGAAGTTCCAGCTCGGCTGCGTGAAGCGCGCCTCCGCGCCGGGGACCGCGTCGTCCAGGTACAGCGAGACCGCCCAGTCGCGGAAGAGCGGGACCGGATCCGTGCCGAACGCGGAGCGCAGGTTCGCCATCCCCGTCTGGGAGGAGTTGACCAGCGCGTGCCAGAGCGCACGGTCGTCGCCCGCGCGGCGGTCCGCCGCATAGCGCAGGAAGTTCCAGATCGCGCCGCGCGTCGCAAGGTCGTCGTCGGTCTCGTACGGCGAGTTGCGCTCGGGATCCTGGTAGAAGCTCTGCAGGCGCCCGGTGTTCTGGGCCATGTAGGCATTGAACGCGTCCGCGTACGTCCTGGACGACTGGAGCGTCGGGCGGTCCAGGTTGCGCCGGGGCCCCAGCCCGCCCGCCTCGTAGAAGACCAGCTCTTCCGCGATGTGGCTCAGTCCCTCGTTCAGCCATACCACCTCGTTCCACCCGTCGCCCGGCGTGCTCAGCTTGTACAGGCGCCGGGAGGCGCTGATCAGGTGCTGTGTCTCGTGCGCCATCACCCCCAGCGTCCCCCGGAGGACGTTCTCCTTCGTGAACACCCCCCCCCGCGCCGGGTCCGGGACCAGCATGTACAGCAGCTCCGACTCGTTGCTGGACGCGCAGGCGCCCAGGGCCTTGGTCTGCTTCCTGGGGAAGAGGTCGCGCGAGTAGAAGAGCCCGTTGACGAACGACGACGCGCCCGGAGCCGTGAGGTCGTTGATGGCCCGGGTGAAGAAGACGATCACCCGCTCGTTGCGGTCCATGTCGTGCGGCTCCCCGAAGTTCCGGGTCGCCACCGGCCAGACGAGCCGGTCGTACTGCTCGGCGAGCGCCTGGTAGTCGGCCTCCGTGAAGCCGCCCGCCGGGTTGCCGGTGTCGTCCACGACGATGGCGCGCTGGGACACCGCGACCACCCGCCCGGTGCGGAGGACCGCCTTGCCGCAGTTGTCGTCGAACTGGACGTTGAGCTGGACCTCTTCCCCCACCGTGAGGCGCCTGGGCGCGGGCCCGACAGGGTCCTTGTCGCACGCCGCCAGCCCGGCGGCGAGGAGGGAGAACAGGGCGAGGATCCGCTTCATGGGTCCGGTGTCGAAGCTGAGGGAAGCAGGGGCCGCCGGGGGGGCGGACGGCCGGCGCGGGGCGCAGGGGCCTAATACGCCATCGCGCCTGGAAGGGTCCGCGCGGGGGTGTGGTCGGGGCCGGAGGGGCGTGCTATCTTCCCGCGCGACCGGGCCGGCCCCCGCGGCCGGCGACCGACACCTCCAGCGCAGATCCCGCAATGAGCCGGAACCAGACGCGCCACTTCCTCGCCATCCCGGACTTCTCCCGGGAGGAGCTGTACGACATCCTGGACCTCGCCGCCCGCATGAAGCGCGGCGAGTACACCGAGAAGCCGCTCGCGGGGAAGACGCTCGCGATGGTCTTCGCCAAGAGCTCCACCCGGACCCGCGTCTCCTTCGAGGTGGGTACCTTCCAGCTCGGCGGGCACGCCCTCTTCCTTTCCTCCCGCGACATCCAGCTGGGCCGCGGCGAGCCCATCCGCGACACCGCGCGGGTCCTTTCGCGCTACGTGGACGGGATCATGATCCGCACCTTCGACCAGGCCGAGCCGGAGGAGCTGGCGGAGTGGGGCTCCGTCCCGGTCATCAACGGGCTCACCGACCTGCTGCACCCCTGCCAGATCATGGCCGACCTGCAGACCATCCGCGAGAACTTCGGCGACGACCTCTCCGGGGTGAAGGTGGCGTGGGTGGGAGACGGCAACAACATGGCGAACTCCTGGCTGAACGCCGCCTACCGCTTCGGCTTCGAGCTGCGCCTGGCCTTCCCGCAGGGGTACGAGCCCGACGCGGAGATCCTGGAGCGCGCGAAGGGCGCCGCCACCATCCTCACCACCAGCGACCCGCGCGAGGCCGTCGAGGGCGCCGACGTGGTGAACACCGACGTGTGGACCTCCATGGGCCAGGAGGAGGAGACCGCGAAGAGGATGCGCGACTTCGCAGGCTACTGCGTGAGCGAGGAGATGATGGACACGGCCTCCGAGCGCGCCATCTTCCTCCACTGCCTCCCCGCCCACCGCGGCGAGGAGGTCACGGACGGGGTGATCGAGGGCGCCCGCT
This genomic window from Longimicrobiaceae bacterium contains:
- the argF gene encoding ornithine carbamoyltransferase; amino-acid sequence: MSRNQTRHFLAIPDFSREELYDILDLAARMKRGEYTEKPLAGKTLAMVFAKSSTRTRVSFEVGTFQLGGHALFLSSRDIQLGRGEPIRDTARVLSRYVDGIMIRTFDQAEPEELAEWGSVPVINGLTDLLHPCQIMADLQTIRENFGDDLSGVKVAWVGDGNNMANSWLNAAYRFGFELRLAFPQGYEPDAEILERAKGAATILTTSDPREAVEGADVVNTDVWTSMGQEEETAKRMRDFAGYCVSEEMMDTASERAIFLHCLPAHRGEEVTDGVIEGARSRVWDEAENRLHVQKAIMATLMG